One genomic segment of Ctenopharyngodon idella isolate HZGC_01 chromosome 7, HZGC01, whole genome shotgun sequence includes these proteins:
- the cth1 gene encoding cysteine three histidine 1, producing MFETSQDDLFLFPTEGQNEAFFPEAEGLGSGSLSLAEALLPLVESPSPPMTPWLCSTRYKTELCSRYAETGTCKYAERCQFAHGLHDLHVPSRHPKYKTELCRTYHTAGYCVYGTRCLFVHNLKEQRSVRPRRRNVPCRTYRAFGVCPFGTRCHFLHVEGGSESDGGEEERTWQPPSQSQEWKPRGALCRTFSAFGFCLYGTRCRFHHGLPNTIKGLNLNHTSWPPQMTNTGSLSPDSEMCSSPSPPSSSPPSALASPVFPDGSGPITPPSVEAVANNAFTFSSQHLNDLLLPLALRLQQLEKAANAGPQDAV from the coding sequence ACCAGTCAAGATGACCTGTTTCTGTTCCCCACTGAAGGCCAGAATGAGGCTTTCTTCCCTGAGGCAGAGGGTTTAGGGAGTGGGAGCCTGTCCCTTGCTGAGGCCTTGCTTCCCTTGGTTGAGTCTCCATCACCCCCAATGACCCCCTGGCTCTGCTCCACCCGCTACAAGACAGAACTGTGCAGCCGCTATGCTGAGACGGGTACCTGCAAGTATGCCGAACGCTGCCAGTTTGCCCACGGCCTCCACGATCTCCATGTACCCTCCCGCCATCCCAAGTATAAAACCGAGCTGTGTCGTACCTACCACACCGCCGGCTACTGCGTTTATGGCACCCGTTGTCTGTTTGTGCACAACCTTAAAGAGCAGAGGTCCGTCCGTCCTCGGCGCAGGAATGTACCGTGCCGTACCTATCGTGCGTTTGGAGTTTGCCCTTTTGGCACCAGGTGCCACTTCCTGCATGTCGAGGGTGGCTCTGAATCAGACGGTGGGGAGGAAGAGAGAACCTGGCAGCCTCCGTCACAATCCCAAGAGTGGAAGCCTCGCGGCGCCCTCTGTCGCACCTTTAGTGCTTTTGGTTTCTGTCTCTATGGCACCCGTTGCCGGTTCCATCATGGGCTTCCTAATACAATCAAAGGTCTCAACTTGAACCACACATCCTGGCCtcctcagatgaccaacacgGGATCTCTTTCGCCCGACTCCGAAATGTGTTCTTCACCATCTCCGCCTTCCTCTTCCCCTCCATCTGCTTTGGCCTCGCCGGTGTTCCCTGATGGCTCTGGTCCGATCACGCCACCATCAGTAGAAGCAGTGGCCAACAATGCCTTCACCTTTAGCAGCCAACATCTGAATGACCTGCTGCTACCTCTGGCCCTTAGGCTCCAGCAGTTGGAGAAAGCTGCCAATGCTGGTCCTCAAGATGCAGTGTGA